A stretch of Alphaproteobacteria bacterium DNA encodes these proteins:
- the yacG gene encoding DNA gyrase inhibitor YacG, with protein sequence METMTPVKKCAQCQKEIPLDVHNKMPFFPFCSQRCQQVDLGRWLSESYTIPVDVPEHQEMLKEIQEITSGDEEMGKEE encoded by the coding sequence ATCGAAACCATGACACCTGTTAAAAAATGTGCCCAGTGCCAAAAAGAGATTCCGCTCGATGTACATAACAAAATGCCCTTTTTCCCCTTTTGCTCACAGAGATGCCAACAGGTTGATTTGGGCAGATGGCTTTCTGAATCATATACAATTCCGGTAGACGTGCCTGAACATCAGGAAATGCTGAAAGAGATTCAAGAGATCACCTCAGGTGATGAGGAAATGGGAAAAGAAGAGTGA